One genomic window of Candidatus Nanohalobium constans includes the following:
- a CDS encoding HEPN domain-containing protein translates to MSESEKFMDLAEESLNDLKRVKGISDRMYWNSLYYSIFYAAKSVLLSKGFEPKTHEGVDSLVGKVLYKDENLIESEDAKFFSRIKTAREEIDYDPDAKIEYDKLDMRDNAEKFIQEMKEITSS, encoded by the coding sequence ATGTCTGAATCTGAGAAATTTATGGATTTAGCTGAAGAGTCACTAAATGACCTCAAAAGAGTTAAAGGAATATCAGATAGGATGTACTGGAACTCGCTTTACTATTCTATCTTCTATGCAGCTAAATCTGTCTTACTAAGCAAAGGTTTCGAACCTAAGACTCACGAAGGTGTTGACAGCCTAGTAGGCAAAGTTCTCTACAAGGATGAAAATCTAATAGAAAGTGAAGATGCCAAGTTCTTTTCCAGAATAAAAACAGCAAGGGAGGAAATAGACTACGATCCTGATGCAAAAATAGAATACGATAAACTCGATATGAGAGACAATGCCGAAAAATTCATTCAAGAAATGAAAGAGATAACAAGCTCATAA